In Pirellulales bacterium, the genomic stretch CTCCGCGAACTCGTGCCGTTGGCCTACAGTCTGAATCGCCGCGCGGAGGCGCTCCGCTATGCCGTCAAGCTGGCCGAGCAGGAAGATTCCGATTCGGCGCTCCCGCGCCGGATCGGCTCATACGTCGCGGAACAGGGCGAATTGAAACGGGGGGCGAAGTTGTTGGAAAAGGCCCTCCGCATTGAAGAAGCCGACTCCAAGCCGACGGCGGCCCAGACGCAGATTCGCGTCGAGTTGGGGCGGCTGTATTTCCTGATGGCCCACTATGCCGATGCCGCTCCGTTGTTCGACAAAGTGCTGCCGGCCTTGGAAAAGCCAAAAGACTTCGGTCTTACCGCCGACGAATCCCGGAAACTGATTGGCGACGACGGCCTGACGTACGAACTCATCGGCGCCACCTTCCTCGAAGTGAACCGTCCTCAAGCCGCGAGCAAAGCTTTCGAGAAGCTGAATGAATTCGCGCCAAACGCGGCGGTGCTAGCGCTGAATCTGGCTCGTGTGGATGAGAAATCGAACCGTCCCGCCGAAGCCCTCAAGAAGCTTGAAACGTATTTCGATTCGCATCCGGCCGAGTTAAGTCCGGCATCGCTCGAGTTCCTCAAGACCGCTCTGGGCGAGGTCCATCAATCGGATCAGTTCCTGCCGCGTCTCGAAAAGCTGCATGGAGCGCTGCCGGAATCCGTCGCGCTGGATTTCTTTCTCGCCGAGCAATACCGTCAGTTGGGCAAGCTCGCCGAGGCCCGGCCGCTTTATGAGGCGGTGCTCAAGAAAGCGCCCACGGCCGAGGCCTATCGCGCGCTGGTCGAGGTCTATCGCAAGACGGACCAGACCGAGGCGCTATTGAAGATGCTCGGCGACGTGGTCGAAAAGAGCGGCTCGTTCGAGGTCTTGGACAAGGACGCCAAGGGCGTGACCGGCGACAATCGACTTGCCGCCAAGCTCTACCAGATTGCGCGCGACCAACTTGGCAAAGCCGACAAAGCCGATGCGACGGCCCTGCGCGGGGCGGCCGCCTTGGCCGCCGAGCGGAAGCAATTCGACGTCGCGGAGGAATTCTACAATCTGGCCCTCAAGGCCGACCCCAAGGACAATGCTGAGATGCTATTGTCGTGGGGTCTCGAATTGTTCTTGGCCCAGAAGGACGCCGCGGCGGCCAAGGTCTTCCAGCGCGGCATCGACGAAGGAAAGCTGCCGGACGACAAGCCGGCCTTCGAGTTCTATCTGGCGGGAGCGCTCGAAATGGAAGGCAAGACCGACGAGGCGTTGGCCGTCGTCCGCAAGATTATCGAGCAGAAGAAGCCGAAAGACGCCCGCTATGCCGCCCGGCTGCCGTGGATCCTGTTCCACGCCAAGTGCAACGAAGAGGCGTATAAAGCATATAAGGAATTGATCGCCCGTTTTGACGACGATTTTTCGTCCGAGGAGAACCGCGATACGCTCCGCGAGGCCCGCGAGGCGCTCTCAAGCGTTTGCGTCACGCTGAAGAACTTGCCCGAGGCCGAAGAATGGTTGCAGCAGGCGCTCGATGAGTTTCCGGACGACGTGGGCGCCCACAACGACCTGGGCTATCTCTGGGCCGATGAAGGAAAGCACCTCAAGCGGGCTCTGGCGATGATCCAGCAAGCGATCGCAGCCGAGCCGGAAAATATCGCCTATCGCGATAGCCTCGGTTGGGCGCTTTTCCGCCTGGGCCGCGACGACGAAGCAATCGAGGAACTCAAGAAAGCCACGGCCGGCGAAAGCCCGGACGCCACGATCCTCGAACATTTGGGCGACGTTTACGAGCACGTCCATAAATCCGCCGATGCGCTCGACACCTGGAATCGGGCCCTCAAGGGATACGAGAAAGACAAGGATGACGAAAGAATCAAAATCGTCCACGAGAAGATCGTGAAGTTGCAATCCGCGGTTCAGGCACAGAAGTGAGATCGGAGATTCGTATGGCAGGTCATTCCCATTGGGCTAATATCTCTCGCAAGAAATCCCTGGTCGACAACAAGCGCGGCAAGCTCTGGAGCAAGCTGGCCAAGGCGATCATCGTGGCGGCGAAGTTGGGGGGCGGCGATCCGGCCATGAACCTCCGCCTTCGCTATGCGATCGACGCCGCCCGGGCCGTGAGCATGCCCAACGACAACATCAACCGGGCCATCAAAACGGGCAGCGGCGAGCTGGCCAGCGGCAATCTCGAGGAAATGTTCTACGAAGGATATGGCGCCGGCGGCGTGGCCGTCATGTGCGAAATCCTCACCGACAACCGCAACCGCACGGCACCCGAAATCCGCAAAATCTTCGAGATGTGCGACGGCAAGCTCGGGGCGACCGGCTGCGTCGCCTGGATGTTCGAGCGCAAGGGGTTGCTCATGATTCCGGCCGATAAGTTGGACGAAGAGAAACTCCTGGAAGCGGCGCTCGAGGCGGGAGCCGACGACGTGAAGCGGAACGGCGATAAGTTCGAGGTCACCTGCGATCCGCAATCGTTCGGCGCCGTCTGCGAGGCCCTAACCGCCGCCGGCATCGAACCGGAATCGAAGGAAATCACGCGGCTCCCCACATCGACCGTCGATCTCGACGATCCGGAAACGGCCCGCAAAGTGCTGAACCTCATGGAACGGCTAGACAACCACGACGACGTGCAAAGTGTCGCCTCGAACTTCAACATCCCCGACGAGGCGATGGCCCAGATTGCGGGCGGATGAGCCCGGTATCCGTTAAGGCTCTCGTTCCCAGGCAGAGCCGGGGAACTAGGCCTCTCGCCGCCCGCCTTCGACATTCGTTGGATCGAACACCAGTGGTTCCTCCGACGTCGGGTCGCCGATCCGAATGCTCTTGCGGCCGGCCAGGAGATCGTCGATCAATTGTCCGACGATTTCCGCGCGCCAGCCTTGGGCCAAAGCCGGCGGCTCGTCGCCGCCGTAGCCCATCCGGAAGGCGATCAATTCGCGAACGTCGCTCGCTGTGCCGACGATGCTTGGGGCGATCTGCGCCGAGCGGCAGATGCTGGAGAGCGCCGCGGAGAGAAACTGTCCCAGCAGGTTGATTTGATTTGGCGTCTCGCGGCGCTCGGTGCGTGGCAACTCGGATTCGGGCAGATCGAGCGCCAAGGCGACATGCTCGGCTAACTTGGGGAGCAGGCGCTGCAAATCGCCGCGATCCAGCCCGCGGACCGCGCGGATTTGCTTCGGATCGGCGGAGCGCCGCTTTGCAAGTTCGACGATCAGATCGTCGCGAAGCACGCGGCGGACCGGCGAATCGCGGCGGGCCGCCTCCGCCTCGCGCCAGCGCCACAACTCGCGGACGATCGCCAGCGACCGGCTTGAGAGGCCGTTGGTCCCCGAGACGCGCCGCCACCGCTCGGCAGAGCGCGCCGTCTCGACGTCGTCCTGCCAGGCGGTCATTTCGGTCTGCATCCATTCGAGCCGGCCCATCGCGGAGAGCTTGGCGTGCAGCCGGTCGCGGATCGCGCGTAAATACCGCACGTCGTCCAGGGCGTATTCAATCTGTTGCTGGCTCAGCGGCCGTCGGCGCCAATCGGTTCGTGTCTCGCCCTTTTGTGGCCGCTCTCCAAGCACCTTGGCCAACAGCGCTCCGTAACCGGCAGGATACTCGTAGCCGACCAGCCCGGCGGCGATCTGAATGTCGAACAGCCGAGCCGGCCGCCGGCCCGCCGCCGCAAGGCAGAAGACCAATTCCTCGCGTCCGGCATGGACAATGGTTTCATGCCCGCCGGAAGCGATTGCTTCCCAAAAGGGGGTCACGTCGCCGGCCGTGAGCGGATCGATCACCGCCAACTCTTCGCCGACCGCCACTTGAATCAGGCATAGATCGGAGCGGTAGGTGTCTTCGGAAACGAACTCGGTGTCGAAGGCGATGGTCTCGACGCCGGCCAGCCGAGCCGTAAAGTCGGCGAGTTGACCGGCGGTAGTGATGTGCAGGTGCGACAAGGGAACGGGAAGGGGGCCAGGGGCTCGGGACTGGAAAAGTTGCCGTCGCTCAGTCCTCGATCATACTAAGCGGCGACCTGCCAATCGAAAATGGCAAATCCACGTGTTCAATTGGAAGGCGGTCTCATCGTGCTGCCATGTCGAGGATTGTGCTTCGCGCCGCTCGGTTGTAAAAAATCGCGGTAGGCGATTCGTCATCGCTGCGAACGGCACGTCGTATTTCCGAGCTCCCAACCCCAGCCCCGACCGTGCGTGAAGTCCTTCTTCGTCCGAACCTTCGAGCGATCTACGTGGCGATGGCCCTGCCCGCGGCGCTCCTGATCGTCGGGCTGGCGATCGGTCCTTGGCAGCCCGCCGGCTTGCTTCGCGCGGTCGGCTGGGTATTGGCCGCGATTGGCGCGCTTTTGATCTGCCTTTTTGTCTGGCAATGTCGCCAGCCGCGGATGGCTTATGAGGCCGGGCATCTTTTGCTCTATCTGCGGTCCGGGCCGCCGATCCGGTTGCCAGTCGAGTTAGTGCAATGTGCCTTTCTTAGCGCCGGGCCGACGCAGGTTCCCGGCAGTGGCGAAAGGCGCACGGCCAATCTCGTGATCCGGCTCGATGAAAAGGCAGCGGATTGGGCGAACGTCGCCGTGAAGCCCGCGCTCGGTCGGTGGTCGGATGGCTACATCACCGTTCACGGCGCGTGGTGCGAGCCGCTCACGCTGGACGCCGTTCAGCGATTGAATCTGCGACTGCACGAACTGAATCAACCTGCGGTCGAATCGTCGACAACCCAAAAGGTGAATCCCTCATGACCGCTCTCCTGGTGAGCGTGCGCGACGCCGACGAGGCGCGAGACGCACTCGAAGCGGGTGCCGACCTGATCGACGTCAAAGAGCCCAGCGCCGGCTCGCTCGGCGCCGCGTCGCCCGCGATGATCGCCGCGATCGTCCGCGTCGTCGGCTCGCGGCGGCCCCTGAGCGTCGCGCTGGGCGAAGTCGCGGCGAGAGACGCCGACTTGAAACCGAGCGTTGACGGCGACCACTATTTCAACGGCATCCAGTTCGCGAAGCTGGGCCTGGCGGGCTGCGCGGCTCGACCGGCTTGGCGCGACGATTGGGGGCGCGCGCTCACCGAATTGCCCGCAAGTGTTTCGTCGGTCGCTGTCGTCTACGCAGATTGGCAAATTGCGCATTCGCCCGAGCCAGGCGAAGTGATCGACCAAGGGAATCGGCTCGGCTGCCGGGCTATGCTGATCGACACTTTCGACAAGCGCGGCCGTGGCCTGCTCGGCCTATGGTCGATCGACGAATTGCGGACGCGCATCGCCGCTGCCCGTGCGGCCGGAATGCTCATCGTTTTGGGGGGCCAAGTGACGGAACTTCACCTACCACGTCTGCTACCGCTCGAAGCTGACTTCATCGCCGTGCGCGGCGCCGTTTGTCGCGGCGACCGCTCCGGCCGCCTCGACCCGGCCCGCGTCACTCTGCTCAAGCATCGACTCAATCCCGGGCGCAATCGATTAAGTTGCTAGTCGGCGTCACGCGATTCCGCTCGTGAGCGTGTCAGTGACCGAGGCCGCTACGATCGAGCCGGCGCTGAGCGTGACACCCGCCGGAGGCGCTATGATCGCGGTGTTGGTCAGAGTCCCCGTGGCGGTCGCGCTGAGCGTCGCGAGGACGGTATAGGTGATCGAGCTGCCCGGCGCCAGAGTGATATTATTGCTGATACTGCCGCTGCCGGATGCCGAGAAGCCGGTGGCCCCCGTCGTCCCTACGGCGGTGAATGTGTCCCCGGTGAGCTGCGCATTGGCGGCCAGGTTATCGCTGATCGTCGCGCCGGAAATCGTGCTCGGCCCCATGTTGGTCACCACGATCGTATACGTGTTGATGGCGCCCCCTTCCAGAATCGAGCCCTCGGCGCCCGTGACGCTCGAGCCGCCGTGATTATCGATCTTGGTGATACGCAAGCCGGCCGTCGGCACAAGCGTGTCGGTATCGACGGCCGTGTTGTTCGCCAAATTAGTGTCCAGAATGTCGGCGGGCGGCGTGACCGTCGCCGTGTTGGACAATGTGCCCGTGGCCGTGGGGCTTATCGTGCCCGTGACCGTGTAGGTCACGCTGGCCAAGTCGGCCAGATTGACCGTCGAATCGGTGAAGCTCCCGCCGGCGGCGCCGTTGGCGGAAAACCCGTCCGTCCCCGTGACCGTCCAGGTGAGCAGCGTGGCCGGCAGCGTGTCGGTTACAGCCGCCCCGACGACGTTGCTTGGCCCGAGGTTGCTGGCCACGATCGTGTAAGTGATCGAGGCGCCTGGAATGGCGATGCCGGTCGAAGGAGTGATGCTTGACCCACCCTTGTTGTCGACCTTAGTAATGGCCAAATCGGCCGGATGCTGGATGATATCCGTGTCGGTCGCCGTGTTGTTGGTCAGATCGACATCGATCGCGCCAGGCCCAGGAGCGACGTTCGCCGTGTTGCTCAGGGTGCCCGTGGCTGAGGCGCTGACATCCGCGAGGACCGTGTAGGTGATCGTGGCCCCCGATGGCACGTTCACGGTGTCGCTGATGTTGCCGCTGCCGCTGGCGGTGAAGCCGGTCGCCCCTCCCGATTCAACGGCTGTGAACGTGTCGCTGGTGATCTCGGCTGGGAACGCGTCGGTCACGCTGGCGCCGACGGCGTTGCTCGGGCCGTTGTTGGTCACCGTGATCGTGTAAGTGATCGTATTGCCGGCCAAGATGGCGCCGGTCGTGCTGGTGACGCTCGATCCGCCGACGTCATCTTCCTTGGTGATTGCCAGATCGGTTTCGACGCCGCTGGCGATCCCATTGACAAAGAGGTTGGTGTTCCCCGAATCGAGCAAGTCCTTGACGATCACGCTAGCGAGGATCGTTTCGTCGGCAAGGCCATTGATGAAGACGTTGCCGTTGCCGGAGATATTCAGCAAGGCATTGGCGGCGTAAACCGTTCCCGTCAAATTGGCGCCCGACGCGGAAATCGTGATCGGCGTCGAGGCCGTCCGTGCCTGGAAGATCACAATGCCTTGGAATTCGCCCGCGCCAGGGGCGCTGAGGGTCACGTCGGCATGGCCGCTGAAGACGATCGGACCGACCTTCTGGGAAGGCGTCGTGCTCGGGCCGTTGTAGATCGTAACGCCGTCACCGGTCAGACTTGCATTACCGCTAACGCTGAACCCGCCTCCTTGGATGATATACGTGCCCGGCAGCAAGGTGACCGAGGCATGACCCGAGATGAAGATTCCGCCGGTGTATGTCCCGGGCGAAAGCGTCACGGTCGAATGATTGCCGATGTATTGAGCGCCAAAGAACGGCGCCGTGGGAATCGGCGCCGGCAAAGCGGCGAGCGGATCGGGTGTGGGCGTCACGCCGGTAACGATGTTTCCTTCGAATCTCCCCTTGCCGGTGTGCTTCAAGCCGCCGGTCACGAAGATGTCGTTGGCGACTACGTTCCCATTCCCGGTAACGAGACCGGCGGCCTTGTTACTCGAGTCGATCACGATGTCGGCGTTGGTGACAAAGATCCCGCCATTGCCAGTCCGGGTTAGCGAGTCAACCGCGGTGTGGTCCAACAAGAGGATGCCGACGTTCGCAGTCGGCACGGGCAACAATTGGTGCGGGGTGATCGTTGCCGCCAGCATGGCCCGGGGCTCGAGCATTTCCGCCACGAGCGTTCGGCGACGGGATCTCGCCTGGTCGCGCGATCGCGCTCGGTGGGACGATTTGGAAGGTGACCGTGAATCCTGCTTGCGCGCATTTCGCCAAAGATCGATTAACATCGTACACCTCATTTCGTCTTTCGTAGTTCTTGCCCTGAAAGGCGAATCATGAGATTCGCACCGTCCCACGATTGGGTGGACGATGCTTAGCAAACGACGTTCCCAAATCGTCGCCGTGCCTCGCGCGGCGTGAGTCGGAAAACAAAGTTAATGAAAACCTCGACGATAGCGGTGGGCCGCTTTGTGGGCACTGATTACATGGTGGCAATGCCCACCGTCTTCGATTCGCGCAGGGTGACTTCTATCTGGCCGCTTTGAATCGCCAACGATCAATCGCTGAGGTCCTTAATTCGAGTTAGTCGATTCTATTCGATTCTGAATTCGCGACTTTAGCTTCCACCACAACTCCTAAATGCCAGCCGGCGCGCAGCAACTTTGCGGGGGCCGAAGAAGGGCAGGAGACACGATTCGTTTCTGATTCCGGTTCGTGCGACATTGCACATGGACACGTAGCGGAAACCAGCACGAACAGATGGTCGCCCAGTGAAGTGCGGAGCCTTCCGGGACGGAATCATCGCGATTTGGGATCCGTCGGCCGAGGATGGGCGAGGAGCATGATGACGCCGTAGCTCAACAAGACCGCCGCGCCGGCGAAAACGACGCGAAGATCGTTCGGCCGGATTAAAAGGCGCAACGCGACAAAGCCGACTCCCACGCCGACGAAATAGCTCATCCCGAGCATTTCCCACTTGAGCGTGACGTAGGCCATTACGATCGGTCCCAGAATTGCGCCAAGGACCAAAACCACGATCATGGGAACGGCAGGCACTTTGGCAAGCCACTCGACGCCGCCCGAAAACGCAATCGCCAGCAAGACTCCGACGATCGTCACCAATAGAAACAAGGCCGACATTGGATACGTGGAGCGCTGTTGCATGGCGGCGGCAAAGAAGTACCAAGTGCGAAGTACGAAGTACAATCGGGATGATTCGTGTCAGAGTGTGCGGTCGCTCGCTGCCCTCATTTCGTACTTTGTACTTCGTACTTGGTACTTGATTTGGGCTACTTCTCCAGTTCCTTCAAATCGATCACGTGTCCGTCGGCCCGGTTGCCGAGCAGCTTCAGGCAGCTCGGATCGATCGTTTCGAGGAGGTATCGCACCGAGCCATCGCCCAGTGCCGCGACCACGATCCCGCCGCTATGGTCGCTGCCGAAGCCGCCCACGTAATTCGGAAGCTCCCAGACGGGTGGATGCTTTGGCTTTGGAGGCGGCGGCAAAATGGGAGTTCCATCTTCGCGCAGCGCGATCGGCTCGGGAGTTGTTGGACGTTCGATCGTGACGGGCATCGCCGGAGGAAAATCGGCGACGGGCGTCAGCGGCGGTTGGTCCCCAGCCACAATGGGAACGGGGCCCTCCCCGTACGGGCTCATCCTGAATCTCGCCGGCGGCAATTCGGTGGATGGCGGGACGAGCGACTCGGTCGGATTGGCCGGGTCCGGCGGCGGGCCTGCCACGAATGACTGCGAAACGAGGGCTCGCGGCCCGGTCCGATTCAGATCGGTCCCGGTGTTCCGCAAGGTCGCCCTCGTCCCCGACGTCCATCCGAGGTCTGTCCCATTCCCTTCGCTCTGTTTCTCGGCGACGAAGAGCGTGTACGCTAGCCCGTCCGTAATGTCTTTCGGCCGCAACTGGCTGTTCAAGAAGAAGACGCCGCGATTGTCGGCATCGATTAGGCTCTCGGTGTCGTTTTGGCAAGCGGCATAGCTGCTGTGCGGCCCGTCATCGATTACCGTGTCCGACGGGCAGATCAGCTCCGGCAGCCGCAAGTTGCGAACCGCGGCATTCTTGGGATCGTAAACGCTCGTGGTGAAATCGATCTTCTCGTAGGCCAGCCGCTCATCGAGATACGGCAAGAGCCGCTCGATCCAGCCATGATGCAGGCCGCGGGCCCGGCTGAGGATTGGCCCCTTGAGATCAGTTACGCCGGGCGGATAGTAGCCGTAGGCCGACTCATAACTCGCGGTTGCCAAGGCAATCCGAAGCAGGTTGTTTGCGCAGGCCGACCGCCGCCCCGCCTCTCGGGTCGCTTGCAGAGCGGGTAACAAGAGCGCGAAGATGATCCCCAAGATGGCGATGCAGACCAGGAGTTCCACCAGCGTGAATCCGCGCTGCCGGTATGTCATGGTTGTTCCCGTCTCGTGGCCGACCCTGCCAGCGTCGGCAGCCTGATATCGCGTTGCCGTCGCCGATGGCTCCGGGTTAAACGAAATGTCGTGTGGCAACCGATTGCAAATCATCGATGCACCGCCAAACTGTTGATCAAGTGGACCAGCGGCAGGAACCAGCCGACCACAAACATCATTACCGCTGCGCCGGCCGCAAGAATCAAGAGGGGAAGCAGGACTTGGCCAATCGCATGGAGCCGATAATTGAGGCGCCGCTCGCCGCTGCTGGCCGCCTCGGCGAGTGCCCAGGGCAGGTTTCCGACCCGCGCGGCAGCCTTCAAGATCGCGGCGTCGGTCTTCTGGACTAGCTTTGCGGCGCGAAAACTGTCGGACCAGTCGCGTCCGCTTGCAATGTCGGCTGCAGCATGCTGCAGCCGCCAACGAATCAGCCGTCGGGGATAGCTATTCGCCAGATAATCGAGCGCCGGCTTAAGCGGATACTCACGTCCCGCGACCAATCCCAGCCAGCGCAGGACCACGGCCGACTCCCGCGGCGCCATGAACCGCGCCACGAT encodes the following:
- a CDS encoding tetratricopeptide repeat protein produces the protein LRELVPLAYSLNRRAEALRYAVKLAEQEDSDSALPRRIGSYVAEQGELKRGAKLLEKALRIEEADSKPTAAQTQIRVELGRLYFLMAHYADAAPLFDKVLPALEKPKDFGLTADESRKLIGDDGLTYELIGATFLEVNRPQAASKAFEKLNEFAPNAAVLALNLARVDEKSNRPAEALKKLETYFDSHPAELSPASLEFLKTALGEVHQSDQFLPRLEKLHGALPESVALDFFLAEQYRQLGKLAEARPLYEAVLKKAPTAEAYRALVEVYRKTDQTEALLKMLGDVVEKSGSFEVLDKDAKGVTGDNRLAAKLYQIARDQLGKADKADATALRGAAALAAERKQFDVAEEFYNLALKADPKDNAEMLLSWGLELFLAQKDAAAAKVFQRGIDEGKLPDDKPAFEFYLAGALEMEGKTDEALAVVRKIIEQKKPKDARYAARLPWILFHAKCNEEAYKAYKELIARFDDDFSSEENRDTLREAREALSSVCVTLKNLPEAEEWLQQALDEFPDDVGAHNDLGYLWADEGKHLKRALAMIQQAIAAEPENIAYRDSLGWALFRLGRDDEAIEELKKATAGESPDATILEHLGDVYEHVHKSADALDTWNRALKGYEKDKDDERIKIVHEKIVKLQSAVQAQK
- a CDS encoding YebC/PmpR family DNA-binding transcriptional regulator — protein: MAGHSHWANISRKKSLVDNKRGKLWSKLAKAIIVAAKLGGGDPAMNLRLRYAIDAARAVSMPNDNINRAIKTGSGELASGNLEEMFYEGYGAGGVAVMCEILTDNRNRTAPEIRKIFEMCDGKLGATGCVAWMFERKGLLMIPADKLDEEKLLEAALEAGADDVKRNGDKFEVTCDPQSFGAVCEALTAAGIEPESKEITRLPTSTVDLDDPETARKVLNLMERLDNHDDVQSVASNFNIPDEAMAQIAGG
- a CDS encoding HRDC domain-containing protein, with amino-acid sequence MSHLHITTAGQLADFTARLAGVETIAFDTEFVSEDTYRSDLCLIQVAVGEELAVIDPLTAGDVTPFWEAIASGGHETIVHAGREELVFCLAAAGRRPARLFDIQIAAGLVGYEYPAGYGALLAKVLGERPQKGETRTDWRRRPLSQQQIEYALDDVRYLRAIRDRLHAKLSAMGRLEWMQTEMTAWQDDVETARSAERWRRVSGTNGLSSRSLAIVRELWRWREAEAARRDSPVRRVLRDDLIVELAKRRSADPKQIRAVRGLDRGDLQRLLPKLAEHVALALDLPESELPRTERRETPNQINLLGQFLSAALSSICRSAQIAPSIVGTASDVRELIAFRMGYGGDEPPALAQGWRAEIVGQLIDDLLAGRKSIRIGDPTSEEPLVFDPTNVEGGRREA
- a CDS encoding (5-formylfuran-3-yl)methyl phosphate synthase, with translation MTALLVSVRDADEARDALEAGADLIDVKEPSAGSLGAASPAMIAAIVRVVGSRRPLSVALGEVAARDADLKPSVDGDHYFNGIQFAKLGLAGCAARPAWRDDWGRALTELPASVSSVAVVYADWQIAHSPEPGEVIDQGNRLGCRAMLIDTFDKRGRGLLGLWSIDELRTRIAAARAAGMLIVLGGQVTELHLPRLLPLEADFIAVRGAVCRGDRSGRLDPARVTLLKHRLNPGRNRLSC
- a CDS encoding DUF1559 domain-containing protein — its product is MTYRQRGFTLVELLVCIAILGIIFALLLPALQATREAGRRSACANNLLRIALATASYESAYGYYPPGVTDLKGPILSRARGLHHGWIERLLPYLDERLAYEKIDFTTSVYDPKNAAVRNLRLPELICPSDTVIDDGPHSSYAACQNDTESLIDADNRGVFFLNSQLRPKDITDGLAYTLFVAEKQSEGNGTDLGWTSGTRATLRNTGTDLNRTGPRALVSQSFVAGPPPDPANPTESLVPPSTELPPARFRMSPYGEGPVPIVAGDQPPLTPVADFPPAMPVTIERPTTPEPIALREDGTPILPPPPKPKHPPVWELPNYVGGFGSDHSGGIVVAALGDGSVRYLLETIDPSCLKLLGNRADGHVIDLKELEK